In Chiloscyllium plagiosum isolate BGI_BamShark_2017 chromosome 30, ASM401019v2, whole genome shotgun sequence, a genomic segment contains:
- the LOC122564683 gene encoding zinc finger protein 239-like: MSKRQRSHTGERPWKCEDCGKGFLYPSRLETHQRSHTGEKPFTCSDCGMGFTQSSHLLTHQRVHTGERPFTCSQCGKGFSRSFNLLKHQRVHNGERPFICSECGKGFTRLSKLPEHQGEHAGEKTLTCSACGKEFTQSSSLQIHQPLHTGKRLFTCSMCGKGFTQSSTLLRHQRVHTGERPFTCSLCGKGFSQLSNLRIHQRIHTGERPFTCPECGKGFICSSKLLEHQGVHTGEKPFTCSVCGKGFTQSSKLQRHQRVHTGEKPFTCSTCGKGFTQSSSLQRHQRLHTAEKHSLCVHAS; this comes from the coding sequence ATGTCCAAACGCCAGCGcagtcacactggagagagaccatGGAAGTGTGAggattgtgggaagggatttcTTTACCCATCCCGTCTGGAAACTCACCAACGaagtcacactggagagaagccgttcacctgctctgattgtgggatgggattcactcagtcatcccacCTGCTGACACATCAGCGAGTTCATaccggggagagaccattcacctgctctcagtgtgggaaaggattcagtcGGTCATTCAACCTATtgaaacaccagcgagttcacaatggggagagaccattcatctGTTCTGAATGTGgaaaaggattcactcgattatCTAAACTGCCAGAACATCAGGGAGAACATGCTGGAGAGAAAACACTCACCTGCTCTGCTTGTGGAAAGGAATTCACTCAGTCTTCCAGCCTGCAGATACACCAGCCACTTCACACTGGGAAGAGACTATTCACTTGCTCCATGTGTggcaaaggattcactcagtcatccaccCTGCTCagacaccagcgggttcacactggggagagaccgttcacttGTTCcctgtgtgggaaaggattcagtcAATTATCCAACCTGCGGAtacaccagcgaattcacactggGGAAAGACCATTCACCTGTCCTGAATGTGGAAAGGGATTCATTTGCTCATCTAAACTGCTGGAACACCAaggagttcacactggggagaaaccattcacttgcTCAGTGTGTggaaaaggattcactcagtcatccaagCTGCAgagacaccagcgagttcacactggggagaagccattcacttgCTCCACTTGTGGGAAGGGGTTTACCCAATCATCCAGCCTGCAGAGACACCAGCGCCTTCACACTGCagagaaacattcactctgtgtaCACGCCAGCTGA